Proteins from a genomic interval of Actinoalloteichus hymeniacidonis:
- the carA gene encoding glutamine-hydrolyzing carbamoyl-phosphate synthase small subunit gives MSGRSPAKLVLEDGRVFTGGAYGAEGESLGEVVFSTAMTGYQETLTDPSYHRQIVVQTAPQIGNTGWNDEDDESKRIWVAGYVLRDPSRTPSNWRSRRTLAQELDRQGIVSIADVDTRTLTRHIRESGAMRAGVFSGAALADDEELLSRVRSAPPMAGADLAGDVSTQQPYVVPAIGERRFTVAALDLGIKSNTPRMLAQRGIEVHVLPVSSSFEDVLAVEPDGMFLSNGPGDPATADHPVALTRAALSRELPLFGICFGNQILGRALGLGTYKLPYGHRGINIPVVDAATGRVAITSQNHGFAVAGAAGDRFDTDFGAAQVSHHCPNDGSVEGLRCTDAPAFSVQYHPEAAAGPHDAAGLFDEFVDLMATRSASAS, from the coding sequence GTGAGCGGACGGTCCCCGGCGAAGCTGGTGCTGGAGGACGGGCGCGTCTTCACCGGCGGGGCATACGGCGCCGAGGGTGAGAGCCTCGGCGAGGTGGTCTTCTCCACGGCGATGACCGGCTACCAGGAGACGCTCACCGACCCCTCCTACCACCGGCAGATCGTGGTGCAGACGGCGCCGCAGATCGGCAACACCGGCTGGAACGACGAGGACGACGAGTCGAAGCGGATCTGGGTCGCGGGTTACGTCCTGCGCGACCCCAGCCGAACGCCGTCGAACTGGCGGTCCCGTCGCACCCTGGCCCAGGAGTTGGACCGGCAGGGCATCGTGTCCATCGCCGACGTCGACACCCGCACCCTGACCCGACACATCCGCGAGAGCGGTGCCATGCGGGCGGGCGTGTTCTCCGGTGCGGCCCTGGCCGATGACGAGGAGCTGCTGTCCAGGGTGCGCTCCGCGCCGCCGATGGCGGGGGCCGATCTGGCAGGTGACGTCAGCACGCAGCAGCCCTACGTGGTGCCCGCCATCGGGGAACGCAGGTTCACCGTGGCGGCCCTGGATCTGGGCATCAAATCCAACACCCCCCGGATGCTGGCGCAGCGGGGGATCGAGGTGCACGTGCTGCCGGTGTCCTCGTCCTTCGAGGACGTCCTGGCGGTCGAACCCGACGGCATGTTCCTCTCCAACGGCCCGGGCGACCCGGCCACCGCCGACCACCCGGTCGCGTTGACCAGGGCGGCGTTGAGTCGCGAGCTGCCGTTGTTCGGTATCTGCTTCGGTAACCAGATCCTCGGTCGGGCGCTGGGTCTCGGCACGTACAAGCTGCCCTACGGGCACCGGGGCATCAACATCCCGGTCGTCGACGCGGCCACCGGCCGGGTCGCCATCACCTCGCAGAACCACGGCTTCGCGGTGGCGGGCGCGGCGGGCGACCGGTTCGACACCGACTTCGGTGCGGCGCAGGTGAGTCACCACTGCCCCAACGACGGTTCGGTGGAGGGGCTGCGGTGCACCGACGCACCCGCCTTCAGCGTCCAATACCACCCGGAGGCGGCGGCGGGTCCGCACGACGCGGCCGGCCTGTTCGACGAGTTCGTCGACCTCATGGCGACCAGATCCGCATCCGCGTCGTGA
- the carB gene encoding carbamoyl-phosphate synthase large subunit codes for MPKRTDINHVMVIGSGPIVIGQACEFDYSGTQACRVLREEGLRVSLVNSNPATIMTDPEFADATYIEPITPEFVEKVIAAERPDALLATLGGQTALNTAVALHERGVLERYGVELIGADIDAIQRGEDRQIFKDIVRSVGGEVPRSRVCRSMEEVRETVEDLGLPVVIRPSFTMGGLGSGMAHTQEELERLGSTGLTESPVTEVLIEESVLGWKEYELELMRDHRDNVVVVCSIENIDPMGVHTGDSVTVAPAMTLTDREYQELRDLGIAVLRAVGVETGGCNIQFAVNPTTGRLVVIEMNPRVSRSSALASKATGFPIAKIAAKLAVGYTLDEIRNDITGETPASFEPTLDYVVVKVPRFAFEKFPGADPTLTTTMKSVGEGMSMGRSFTEALGKALRSMETRALSFWTKPDDEGETLESTLARLRVPHDGGLYTIERALRLGGTIEQVHEASKVDPWFLDQILSLVELRREIIDAPVLDESLLRAAKRSGLSDRQLAALRPELAGEDGVRVLRHRLGVRPVYKTVDTCAAEFAATTPYHYSAYEVDAAAETEVVEQRDRPKVIILGSGPNRIGQGIEFDYSCVHAAMALREAGLETVMVNCNPETVSTDYDTSDRLYFEPLTFEDVLEVVHAEQASGTVVGVVVQLGGQTPLGLARRLAEAGVPVVGTAPEAIDLAEDRGAFGELLDAADLPAPRYGTATSFEGARRVADEIGYPVLVRPSFVLGGRGMEIVYDETTLADYIARATEVTPEHPVLVDRFLDDAIEIDVDALCDGEEVFLGGVMEHIEEAGIHSGDSSCTLPPITLGRTDLEQVRRHTEAIAKGIGVKGLLNVQYALKDDVLYVLEANPRASRTVPFVSKATGAPLAKAAARIMLGATIAQLRAEGMLPREGDGGELPADAPVAVKEAVLPFHRFRTPEGQGVDSLLGPEMKSTGEVMGIDVAFGPAFAKSQAASYGSLPTSGRVFVSVANRDKRSMVFPVKRLADLGFEVLATAGTAEVLRRNGIRCTVVRKHFEGAGTIVDEIRAGTVNLVINTPYGNPGPRVDGYEIRTAAVARDIPCVTTVQGAAAAVQGIEASIRDDIGVRSLQDLQAALRKGRE; via the coding sequence ATGCCGAAACGGACCGACATCAACCATGTGATGGTGATTGGCTCCGGGCCGATCGTCATCGGTCAGGCCTGCGAGTTCGACTACTCGGGAACCCAGGCCTGCCGGGTACTGCGAGAAGAGGGGCTGCGCGTCAGCCTGGTCAACTCCAACCCGGCGACGATCATGACCGATCCCGAGTTCGCCGACGCCACCTACATCGAGCCGATCACGCCCGAGTTCGTGGAGAAGGTGATCGCCGCGGAGCGTCCGGACGCGCTGCTGGCCACCCTCGGTGGGCAGACCGCGCTGAACACCGCCGTCGCGCTGCACGAACGCGGCGTGCTGGAGCGCTATGGCGTCGAACTGATCGGTGCCGACATCGACGCGATCCAGCGCGGTGAGGACCGCCAGATCTTCAAGGACATCGTCCGCTCCGTCGGCGGCGAGGTGCCCCGCAGCCGTGTCTGCCGTTCGATGGAGGAGGTCCGCGAGACCGTCGAGGACCTGGGTCTGCCGGTGGTGATCCGGCCCAGCTTCACCATGGGTGGCCTGGGCTCCGGCATGGCCCACACCCAGGAGGAGCTGGAGCGGCTCGGCTCGACCGGTCTCACGGAGAGCCCGGTGACCGAGGTGCTCATCGAGGAGAGCGTCCTCGGGTGGAAGGAGTACGAGCTCGAGCTGATGCGCGACCACCGGGACAACGTGGTAGTCGTGTGCTCGATCGAGAACATCGACCCGATGGGCGTGCACACCGGCGACTCGGTGACCGTCGCGCCCGCCATGACCCTGACCGACCGCGAGTACCAGGAGCTGCGCGATCTCGGAATCGCCGTGCTCCGGGCGGTCGGGGTGGAGACCGGCGGCTGCAACATCCAGTTCGCGGTCAACCCCACCACCGGCAGGCTCGTCGTCATCGAGATGAACCCTCGGGTGTCGCGCTCCTCGGCGCTGGCCTCGAAGGCGACCGGCTTCCCGATCGCTAAGATCGCCGCGAAGCTCGCGGTCGGCTACACCCTCGACGAGATCCGCAACGACATCACCGGTGAGACCCCGGCGAGCTTCGAGCCGACGCTGGACTACGTGGTCGTCAAGGTGCCCCGGTTCGCCTTCGAGAAGTTCCCCGGCGCCGACCCGACGCTGACCACGACGATGAAGAGCGTCGGCGAGGGCATGTCGATGGGCCGCAGCTTCACCGAGGCCCTCGGCAAGGCGCTGCGCTCCATGGAGACCCGGGCGCTGAGCTTCTGGACCAAGCCCGACGACGAGGGCGAGACCCTCGAATCGACGCTGGCCCGACTGCGGGTCCCGCACGACGGCGGGCTGTACACGATCGAACGGGCCCTGCGACTCGGCGGCACCATCGAGCAGGTGCACGAGGCGTCCAAGGTCGACCCGTGGTTCCTGGACCAGATCCTCTCGCTGGTGGAGCTGCGTCGGGAGATCATCGATGCCCCCGTGCTGGACGAGTCGTTGCTGCGCGCCGCGAAGCGCTCGGGCCTGTCCGACCGCCAGCTCGCGGCCCTGCGCCCCGAGCTGGCCGGGGAGGACGGCGTCCGGGTGCTGCGGCACCGGCTCGGGGTCCGCCCGGTCTACAAGACCGTCGACACCTGCGCCGCCGAGTTCGCCGCGACCACGCCGTACCACTACTCGGCCTACGAGGTCGACGCCGCGGCCGAGACGGAGGTCGTCGAGCAGCGGGATCGCCCCAAGGTCATCATCCTCGGATCCGGGCCGAACCGGATCGGCCAGGGCATCGAGTTCGACTACTCGTGTGTGCACGCGGCGATGGCCCTGCGCGAGGCGGGGCTGGAGACCGTGATGGTCAACTGCAACCCCGAGACCGTCTCCACCGACTACGACACCTCCGACCGGCTCTACTTCGAGCCGCTCACCTTCGAGGACGTGCTCGAGGTCGTGCACGCGGAGCAGGCGTCGGGCACCGTGGTCGGCGTCGTGGTCCAGCTCGGCGGCCAGACACCGCTGGGGCTGGCCCGCAGGCTGGCCGAGGCAGGCGTCCCCGTGGTGGGCACCGCTCCGGAGGCCATCGATCTGGCCGAGGACCGGGGCGCCTTCGGTGAGCTGCTCGACGCCGCGGACCTGCCCGCCCCGCGCTACGGCACCGCGACCTCCTTCGAGGGCGCCCGGCGCGTCGCCGACGAGATCGGCTACCCCGTGCTGGTCCGGCCGTCCTTCGTGTTGGGCGGACGGGGTATGGAGATCGTCTACGACGAGACCACGCTGGCCGACTACATCGCCAGGGCCACCGAGGTCACGCCCGAGCACCCGGTGCTGGTCGACCGTTTCCTGGACGACGCCATCGAGATCGACGTCGACGCGCTGTGCGACGGCGAGGAGGTCTTCCTCGGCGGCGTGATGGAGCACATCGAGGAGGCGGGCATCCACTCCGGTGACTCCTCCTGCACGCTGCCGCCGATCACCCTGGGCCGCACCGACCTGGAACAGGTCCGCCGCCACACCGAGGCCATCGCCAAGGGCATCGGGGTGAAGGGTCTGCTCAACGTCCAGTACGCGCTCAAGGACGACGTGCTGTACGTGCTGGAGGCCAACCCGCGGGCGTCGCGGACGGTCCCCTTCGTGTCCAAGGCGACGGGAGCGCCGCTGGCCAAGGCGGCCGCCAGGATCATGCTCGGCGCCACCATCGCACAACTGCGCGCCGAGGGGATGCTGCCTCGGGAGGGCGACGGGGGCGAGCTCCCCGCCGATGCACCGGTCGCGGTGAAGGAGGCCGTGCTGCCCTTCCACCGGTTCCGTACCCCGGAGGGACAGGGCGTCGACTCGCTGCTGGGCCCGGAGATGAAGTCGACCGGTGAGGTGATGGGCATCGACGTGGCGTTCGGCCCGGCCTTCGCCAAGTCGCAGGCCGCGTCCTACGGCTCGCTGCCGACCTCGGGTCGGGTGTTCGTGTCGGTGGCCAACCGGGACAAGCGCTCGATGGTGTTCCCGGTGAAACGACTGGCCGACCTCGGTTTCGAGGTGTTGGCCACGGCGGGCACCGCCGAGGTGCTGCGGCGGAACGGGATCCGCTGCACAGTGGTGCGCAAGCACTTCGAGGGAGCGGGAACGATCGTCGACGAGATCCGGGCGGGCACCGTGAACCTGGTGATCAACACCCCCTATGGCAACCCCGGACCCCGGGTCGACGGTTATGAGATCCGCACGGCGGCCGTGGCCAGGGACATCCCCTGTGTGACGACCGTGCAGGGCGCGGCGGCTGCGGTCCAGGGGATCGAGGCGTCGATCCGCGACGACATCGGCGTACGCAGCCTCCAGGACCTCCAGGCGGCCTTGCGGAAGGGGCGCGAATGA
- a CDS encoding PH-like domain-containing protein, with the protein MIRLLMTLAVLGFFVLCAYGMWRGWHRRAADQAAMLPDPPSATAELLAATDLRPALTGVYIGTTSAENWQARVLAGDFGHRSAGSLRLVADGALIERDGASTLWLPAHALRTARIDSKSAGKVVPGGGLLVITWQHGDFDLDTAFRADERGDYEQWVRDVRALAAGEPFGGTPQETTEADR; encoded by the coding sequence GTGATCCGACTGCTGATGACGTTGGCCGTACTGGGGTTCTTCGTGCTGTGCGCCTACGGAATGTGGCGCGGTTGGCACCGACGGGCCGCCGACCAGGCCGCGATGCTGCCGGACCCGCCCTCGGCGACCGCCGAACTGCTGGCGGCCACCGACCTGCGCCCCGCCCTCACCGGTGTCTACATCGGCACCACCTCGGCGGAGAACTGGCAGGCCAGGGTGTTGGCGGGCGACTTCGGTCACCGCTCGGCAGGCTCGCTGCGGCTGGTGGCCGACGGCGCGCTGATCGAGCGCGACGGCGCGAGCACCCTGTGGCTGCCCGCCCACGCCTTACGGACCGCCCGGATCGACAGCAAGTCGGCGGGCAAGGTCGTGCCGGGCGGCGGTCTGCTGGTGATCACCTGGCAGCACGGGGACTTCGACTTGGACACCGCCTTCCGTGCCGACGAGCGAGGCGACTATGAGCAGTGGGTGCGCGACGTGCGCGCCCTGGCGGCGGGCGAACCGTTCGGCGGTACGCCCCAGGAGACGACGGAGGCGGATAGGTGA